The Malus domestica chromosome 13, GDT2T_hap1 genome includes a window with the following:
- the WRKY6 gene encoding probable WRKY transcription factor 48 (The RefSeq protein has 5 substitutions compared to this genomic sequence), which produces MDGREEELKTTDRSNSMANSAVFSDEIPTNFPSFSGIFDMPSSCEDQKGSLGGFTDLLGIPDYAPSLFDFPQTTSSLMMIPPHHNQQRSLPAPASTSTVVAMPERESATTTNTTSEVLNSSTAPTTPNSSSISSSSNEAAANNNEGQMTKVQEEEADEQDPEKTQKQLKPKKKNQKRQREPRFAFMTKSEVDNLDDGYRWRKYGQKAVKNSPYPRSYYRCTTAGCGVKKRVERSSDDPSTVVTTYEGQHTHPSPITPRGTMGIAPLPHQSTGFISAAEASSNPFGVQQFLPHHHHYQQQQQQQYAYMYQSSPSLNISSSTYGGGAGGGPFNPSSFSTSLLQERYNFEGPPSSSATNFLRDHGLLQDIVPQIRKEPKEEDHHHQHQ; this is translated from the exons ATGGATGGTAGAGAAGAAGAACTAAAGACCACCGATCGTAGCCACAGCATGGCAAATTCGGCAGTTTTCTCCGACGAGATTCCGACCAACTTTCCTTCCTTTTCCGGCATATTCGACATGCCATCTTCGTGCGAAGATCAGAAGGGTTCTCTTGGAGGGTTCATGGACTTGCTCGTAATCCCAGACTACGCTCCTTCTCTATTCGATTTCCCTCAAACTACGTCGTCGCTCATGATGATGCCACCTCACCACAATCAGCAACGATCACTTCCCGCTCCAGCATCTACTTCTACAGTAGTAGCGATGCCGGAGAGGGAGAGTGCTACTACTACTAATACAACCTCGGAGGTTTTGAACAGCAGTACGGCTCCGACGACGCCGAACTCGTCTTCGATCTCTTCGTCGTCGAATGAAGCTGCGGCGAATAATAATGAGGGCCAAATGAAAAAAGTGCAGGAAGAGGAAGCCGATGAGCAAGATCCGgagaaaacccagaaaca ATTGAAACCGAAAAAGAAGAACCAAAAAAGGCAGAGGGAGCCGAGATTTGCGTTCATGACAAAGAGTGAGGTTGATAACCTAGATGATGGCTACCGATGGCGAAAATACGGCCAAAAAGCTGTCAAAAATAGTCCTTATCCCAG GAGCTATTATCGTTGCACCACTGCGGGCTGTGGTGTGAAGAAGAGGGTGGAGAGGTCGTCCGACGACCCGTCCACTGTGGTCACCACATACGAAGGCCAACACACGCATCCAAGTCCCATTACACCGCGTGGCACAATGGGAATTGCACCACTGCCGCATCAGTCTACTGGGTTTATATCTGCTGCGGAGGCATCATCAAATCCCTTTGGAGTTCAGCAGTTTTTacctcatcatcatcactatcaACAACAGCAGCAACAGCAATATGCCTATATGTATCAATCCTCCCCTTCTTTGAATATCAGCTCTTCCACCTACGGTGGTGGTGCTGGTGGCGGTCCTTTTAATCCCTCCTCATTTTCTACTAGTTTACTTCAAGAGAGATATAATTTTGAAGGACCCCCTTCTTCTTCGGCTACCAATTTTCTTAGAGACCATGGACTTCTTCAGGATATCGTGCCGCAGATTCGAAAGGAGCCCAAAGAAgaagatcatcatcatcaacatcaATAG